In the genome of Cellvibrio sp. KY-YJ-3, one region contains:
- a CDS encoding energy transducer TonB has product MLAKYSFSLVAAVVLGLLVFVAMQALIATDGMFAEPDKNHTYLNFVRVDTSNDDVNTKDRRLPEPPPPPETPPDVPDLSNQMMANNTNLSMDMPKIGTQVSGGSGPFLGTLAAGDGMSGFDTDVIPVVRVPPAYPQRAKQAKLEGKVTMAVTIRPDGTVADVQVLESNPPRLFDQAAIQAMQRWKFRPKIVNGKPEAQRARQTIDFKLSQ; this is encoded by the coding sequence ATGCTTGCGAAATACAGCTTCAGCCTGGTAGCAGCCGTAGTGCTTGGGCTGCTGGTGTTTGTCGCCATGCAGGCATTGATCGCGACAGACGGCATGTTTGCCGAGCCGGATAAAAATCACACCTATTTAAATTTTGTGCGCGTGGATACCAGCAACGACGATGTAAATACCAAAGATCGCCGTTTGCCGGAGCCACCACCGCCGCCAGAAACACCGCCGGATGTGCCTGACCTGAGTAATCAGATGATGGCCAACAATACCAATTTGAGTATGGATATGCCCAAAATCGGTACGCAAGTCAGCGGCGGTTCGGGGCCATTTCTCGGCACCCTTGCCGCCGGTGATGGCATGTCCGGTTTTGATACCGATGTGATTCCGGTGGTGCGGGTACCGCCTGCGTATCCACAGCGGGCCAAGCAAGCGAAGCTGGAAGGCAAGGTGACCATGGCGGTAACCATTCGCCCCGACGGCACAGTGGCCGATGTGCAAGTGCTTGAATCCAACCCGCCGCGCTTATTTGATCAGGCCGCCATTCAAGCCATGCAGCGCTGGAAATTCCGCCCGAAAATTGTGAATGGTAAACCCGAGGCGCAACGTGCGCGCCAGACCATTGATTTTAAATTGAGTCAATAG
- a CDS encoding biopolymer transporter ExbD yields MSDNRFLMNEEDEAQIDLTPMLDVVFIMLIFFIVTSTFVKESGVDVTRPQAKTSVVTESNAIQIGITAANQIFMDKRQIDKRAIRANVEKSLAENPGASVIIVADQDSNTHTLIDVMDQARLAGATSVSVASEND; encoded by the coding sequence ATGAGTGACAATCGTTTTTTAATGAATGAAGAAGATGAAGCGCAAATCGATTTAACACCCATGCTTGACGTGGTGTTTATCATGCTGATTTTTTTTATCGTTACCTCTACGTTTGTAAAAGAATCGGGCGTGGATGTCACACGGCCGCAGGCGAAAACCTCGGTGGTTACTGAATCCAATGCAATTCAAATTGGCATTACGGCCGCGAATCAAATTTTTATGGATAAACGTCAAATTGATAAGCGTGCGATTCGCGCCAACGTGGAAAAATCCCTCGCTGAAAACCCCGGTGCGTCCGTCATTATTGTGGCCGATCAGGATTCCAATACTCACACCTTGATTGATGTTATGGATCAGGCGCGCCTCGCCGGTGCGACATCGGTTTCGGTTGCGTCGGAGAATGACTAA
- a CDS encoding MotA/TolQ/ExbB proton channel family protein encodes MELVTSLGDFLNTGGNVLWAIMFISFWLFFLIIERYWFYLREYPAFRARNRAAWQARSDKSSWFAEQQRKQLLSELDCLMLRNMKLIPALIALLPMMGLLGTVTGMIQVFEVMAYLGSGNPRAMANGVSAATIPTMAGMVLSLVGIPFMTELNRRYQRELRENAAAMPLFH; translated from the coding sequence ATGGAATTAGTTACATCTCTCGGTGATTTTCTCAACACCGGCGGCAATGTGCTCTGGGCAATTATGTTCATCAGTTTTTGGTTATTTTTTCTGATTATTGAGCGCTACTGGTTTTACCTGCGTGAATACCCGGCCTTCCGCGCGCGCAATCGCGCGGCATGGCAAGCGCGCAGCGATAAATCCTCCTGGTTTGCCGAGCAGCAGCGCAAACAATTGTTGTCGGAGTTGGATTGTTTAATGTTGCGCAACATGAAATTAATTCCCGCGTTGATTGCACTCTTGCCGATGATGGGTTTGCTCGGCACGGTCACTGGCATGATTCAGGTATTTGAAGTCATGGCTTACCTCGGCTCAGGCAACCCGCGCGCGATGGCCAATGGTGTGAGTGCGGCCACTATTCCCACCATGGCCGGTATGGTGCTGTCACTCGTGGGCATTCCTTTTATGACCGAATTAAATCGCCGCTACCAGCGCGAGCTGCGCGAAAACGCGGCGGCAATGCCACTGTTTCATTAA